From Paenibacillus sp. PvR098:
ATGCGATGGACGCTTTCAAGTGGGGGAGATCATCTGAAATGAGAATAACAATAAGGGCGATCAGATATTTTCTTCCCCTTTCCACTGTTTTACGGCTAACCTTAACAAAATCGAGTATCTGCTTAAGGGGCAGTTGTTTTGTTTTCATCAAAAGCTCAACTAAATGAGGGTAGCTTATAAAATCATGGGCAATCTGAATCAGATTGTTTCTGGCATCTGTACGATCGGGAGAGGCGTCTTCCAACTCTTCAAAATAAATGCCGAATTCCTCTAGCCTAGAGCTGTAAATTTGAATTTCTTCCATCCGTTCTTGAATTTGCTGTTGTTCGTTATAGTGGTCCCAGGATTGCTTAATCTCCGCCGGGTTCGACTCATAGTGGTCACCATCCGGATCCTGTGTAACAGAATCCAGGCTTACAGAAAACTGATGACGGTTCGTCTTTCTGAAGTAATCAATGAGTCGGGATTGGATGATGAGTTTCGCATAATTATGAAAATTATCGTTTTGTGATTCATTATACCTGCCGATGGCCTCATTGAAAGCGATGAGGCTAATGCTCATTTCATCGTCATTCCACGAAATGATTCGTTTACAAACTTTAGCGGCTACCTTTTCCACGAATAATTTGTTGCTTTGAATGATTTCTTGCCGACTTTGCTCATCCCCTTGCTGAGCCTTTTTGATCAATTCTTTAAGAATAGATTCTTCCAACATCTACCGTCAACTCCCCCCTTGCCTTCCATACGTAATACGGATCGATGCATACCTAACTGTCCGTTAAAAAATGAGTTTTGAAAATATTTTCATCTCTTTAGGAATACTTTTTTTCGTTGTAACTCAAAGTTCGCAGAGTGAAAGTCTGCTTAACAACACAACGTGGGTTTGAGATCGATTGGATTTACTGCTTGAAGGAATAGAAAAAAACACCGCTTTGATGGGTAAAGTGAGAGTGTTGAGCTACCACTACCACACAGAAGGGATGTCCTCTATATGATAAAGCAAATGCAACCACTCGATCAACTACAAAAGAACCGGCTTTCCAGACAGAAAGTCCTCAAACATTTGAATGCTGCGGGTTTCAAGAAGAAATTCGGATTTACCTCCAAAGCCCTCTGGAGTATTGGGGGGGTCTTCCAAATTAAAAAAAGATAGGGAGATCTTAAATGATTACCCTATAATCCGGCCATGGAGCCGCGTATCATTAGTTTTAATTAGCCCCTCTCCAAGGCGAGGGGCATTATGTTTAGGGAGCTGAAGGTTCATGCAATCATTAGATCTGAAGAAATTTCCGGAGATACCTTTGCCGCGATTTCTTAAGGTGCATCAGCATTTCGAGCATGAAAAGATTGAGGATATACAAGGAGAACTGAGTGTCCAAATAAAGCCGCACCTAAAAGATATGTCGGGAAAACGAATCGCCGTGGGCGTAGGCAGCCGGGGAATCGCTAACTTGGCAGAAATTACAAGGTCGGTCGTGGATCACCTAAAGCAAGCGGGCGCGCACCCCTTTATTATTCCGACCATGGGCAGCCATGGCGGAGCAACAGCCGAGGGGCAAGCTGAGCTGCTGGCCTCCTTCGGCGTTACGGAGGAGGCTATGGGGGTGCCCATCGACGCCTCAATGGAGGTGGAGGCGATTGGCGAGCTGGAGTTGGGGCTTCCGGTCTATGTTTGCACAAGTGCGCTTCAGGCGGATGGCATCGTATTCGTTGCAAGGGTCAAGCCTCATACCTGTTTTCGCGGTCCTATTGAAAGCGGACTTTGCAAAATGCTGGTGATTGGACTCGGAAAGCAGGTAGGCGCTTCTTCTTTACATAATCAGGGCTTTGGTCGCTTTGCGGAGCTGATCCCCAAGGCGGCGCGTATGATTATGGAAAGAACCAAGGTTTTGTTTGGTGTGGCTCTTGTAGAAAATGCTTACGAAGATACTTCCATCATCGAGGTTATTCCGAAGGAGGACATCATGGAGCTGAAGCGGGAGGAGGCCTTACTTGAGCAGGCCAAGGCAAGAATGGGGCGCATTCTCCTTCCTGCGTTCGATGTTTTAGTAATTGATGAGATTGGAAAAAACATTAGCGGTGACGGCCAAGATCCGAATGTGACCGGTCTCTTTTTCACTCCTTATGCAAGCGGCGGGCCTACATACAAAAAATGCGCTATCCTTGACGTATCCGAGCCGTCCCACGGCAATGCGAACGGCGTTGGGATGGCGGATGTTACGACACGCAAGCTGTTTGATAAAATCGATTTTATCAGCATGTATACCAATGCGTTTACAAGCACCGAGGTGCAGGCGGTCAAAATTCCTATGTTGGCGTCTACCTCGGAGGATGCGCTGCGCATGGCGGTCAGAATGTGTAATGGGGTCCATCCTTGTCAGCATAAGGTTGTTTGGATCAAAAATACGCTGGAGCTGAAGGAAATCATCATCAGTGAACCATTGTTGAACGAGGTTCGGGCGCATTCCCATATTAGAGCGATTTCGGAACCGAAGGAGTTAACATTCCTAAACGGTGAGCCTCAATGGGATAGCCTTTGAGTAAAAAAAGAATAGGTAATTCTAGAATATTTACTATATAAACGGAGTTGGTTACACCGTATCATTAAAGCAGAAAGTATAAAGAATAGATGAAAGGGGTTACAAACAGAATGAGGATGTTAAAGAAAAGCATGATTGCTTGTGTATCTTCCGCGCTTCTATTAACGACAGCATGCGGAAGCGGAGGCGCAGGACCAGCGGAAAACAGCGGGGCTCCACAGGCTGCAGCAAAGCCTTTTGAAGGAAAAAAAATAACAGTCTTCGTGCAGAATCACCCTTGGACGGACACGATCAAGGCGGCCCTGCCCGAGTTTGAAGAGTCGACAGGGATGAAGGTCGATATCCAAGGATTTTCCGACACCCAGCTTCAGCAGAAGCTAGCCGTACAGCTTACTTCCAAATCGGAATCGCCGGATGTATTCATGTTTAGACCTTACATGGATAAAATCCAATATTCGAAAAACGGTTGGGTCACCCCGCTGGATGAGTATGTGAAAAAAGACCCGGGCTATGATTTCGGCGATTTCGTAAAATCTGCTGTGGATGAGAATATTGTGGATAATAAACTACTCGGCATCCCTATTTTTGCAGACCAATTTGTCATGTACTACCGCAAGGATATTTTGGAGAAGCATGGCATCGCTATTCCGAAGACGCTGGATGAGCTGAAGGAAGCGGCGAAGAAGGTGCATGATCCAGCAAACGAAATGTACGGCTTCGTTTCCAGAGGAGAACGCAATTCGTTAGTGGTCGGCGTATCCTCTTATCTGTTTGCCGAGGGCGGGGACTTTATAAAGGGCAACCTCATGACGGGAGCTACCGCAGCGGTAAATACGCCGGAGGCGATTAGCGGTTTCCAGATCTATGCCGATCTGTTGAAAAATTACGCGCCTCAAGGGGTTCTGAACATGGCTTGGCCGCAAGCGGCAGGTATATTCGCCCAAGGGAAAGCAGCGTTCTATACGGAAACTGCAGCTGTATATCAGAACGTAACCGACCCGAAGAAATCGTTAATCAGCGATAAAGTCGGCTTTGCGATGTTCCCTGCAGGAAAGAATGGCGTAAAGCCGTTTAACGTTGCGGCTTGGTCGCTCGGTATCAACTCCAACACGCAGAACAAGGATGCATCCTGGGCTTTCATTGAATGGGCAACGAACAAAGAAAATGTGCTTGAGATTCAAAGAAACGGCGTTCCAGGCACAAGAAACTCCGTTTGGGATATGAAGGAAGGCACAGAAACATATCCGCAGGATCTGGCAGAGGCTATCAAAGAAACAATGAAGGTCGGCATCGGTCATAACGTTCCGCAGGTCATCAGCGTTGGCGAAGCGCGCGATGCGGTAGGCACGATCGTCGTCAAAGCAGTGCTTGGCGAGGACATCAAGGCAGCTGCGGATAAAGCGAATGCCGATCTGCAGGCCATTATCGATAAGGATAAAGCGAAATAATAAAAAGAATAATTATCGGATATGGAAAATGGTAAGCGGGCAGGTCGAAGCTATACCTCTTCGACCTGCTACTTCAAAGGGAGTGACTCTTCATGGTTTCCGCATGGCTAGATCGAAATATGAAATGGATATTTACCTTACCGGCCGTACTGTTTATTGTCGTTATGGTTGCATTTCCAATTGTTTATACCGTTCGCATCAGCTTGTTTGAGTGGAGCATGTCTACAAATACACCGCCCAAGTGGGTAGGGCTTAGCAACTATACCCATTTGCTGACCGATGAGCGCTTCTGGGGCTCCGTAGGGCGTACCTTTTATCATGCGTCAGTAAGTATTTTTTTCGAAACGGTGCTTGGTGTCTTAATTGCTGTGCTGATTTCACGCAAGTTCAGAGGACAAAAAATAGCGAAAACGTTTCTTATGCTGCCGATGGTGGCAACCCCAGTGTCGATTGCCTTGGTATGGTTGTTAATTTACGAGCCGTCTATTGGACTGGCTAACCAAATCCTGAAGTCGTTGAACTTCAAACCTCTTGCTTGGCTCGGGTCCGTCGATTTGGTTTTACCTTCTTTGATTCTGCTCGATATATGGCAGTGGACGCCAATGATCGTATTAATCGTTGTAGCCGGTCTCACGACATTACCTACTGAGCCATACGAAGCTGCGAGTGTGGATGGCGCCAGTCCCATGCAGAAGTTTTTCCATATTACGCTGCCTCTGCTGATACCGACGATTTTAACAGCGGTCATTTTGCGGCTGGTCGATTTGTTGAAAACGTTCGATACCATTTATGCGACAACGCAGGGCGGTCCCAATTACGCTTCAGAAACATTAAACCTGATGGTCTTTACGGAAGCGTTTCACTATTTCAAATTCGGGTCGGCCTCCGCACTGATGATGCTGTTCTTCCTGATCATCATGATCGTCATTGTCACATTGATCGCTCTTAAGAAAAGGTTAGGTGGACTCCATTGAATACAGTGAGACTTGGACTAGGAATGCGAATGTATTATGCCGTTCTAACGCTTGTGCTGGTTATCCTTTTTTCCATCCCTTTCCTGTGGATGATTTCGGCCTCCTTCAAGACGCAGGTGGAAATTCTTTCTTCCGATAAATGGCTCGCCTTCGGAGCTCAGCTTGAAAACTACTTTATGGTTTTTCG
This genomic window contains:
- a CDS encoding DUF362 domain-containing protein, encoding MQSLDLKKFPEIPLPRFLKVHQHFEHEKIEDIQGELSVQIKPHLKDMSGKRIAVGVGSRGIANLAEITRSVVDHLKQAGAHPFIIPTMGSHGGATAEGQAELLASFGVTEEAMGVPIDASMEVEAIGELELGLPVYVCTSALQADGIVFVARVKPHTCFRGPIESGLCKMLVIGLGKQVGASSLHNQGFGRFAELIPKAARMIMERTKVLFGVALVENAYEDTSIIEVIPKEDIMELKREEALLEQAKARMGRILLPAFDVLVIDEIGKNISGDGQDPNVTGLFFTPYASGGPTYKKCAILDVSEPSHGNANGVGMADVTTRKLFDKIDFISMYTNAFTSTEVQAVKIPMLASTSEDALRMAVRMCNGVHPCQHKVVWIKNTLELKEIIISEPLLNEVRAHSHIRAISEPKELTFLNGEPQWDSL
- a CDS encoding sugar ABC transporter substrate-binding protein — encoded protein: MRMLKKSMIACVSSALLLTTACGSGGAGPAENSGAPQAAAKPFEGKKITVFVQNHPWTDTIKAALPEFEESTGMKVDIQGFSDTQLQQKLAVQLTSKSESPDVFMFRPYMDKIQYSKNGWVTPLDEYVKKDPGYDFGDFVKSAVDENIVDNKLLGIPIFADQFVMYYRKDILEKHGIAIPKTLDELKEAAKKVHDPANEMYGFVSRGERNSLVVGVSSYLFAEGGDFIKGNLMTGATAAVNTPEAISGFQIYADLLKNYAPQGVLNMAWPQAAGIFAQGKAAFYTETAAVYQNVTDPKKSLISDKVGFAMFPAGKNGVKPFNVAAWSLGINSNTQNKDASWAFIEWATNKENVLEIQRNGVPGTRNSVWDMKEGTETYPQDLAEAIKETMKVGIGHNVPQVISVGEARDAVGTIVVKAVLGEDIKAAADKANADLQAIIDKDKAK
- a CDS encoding sugar ABC transporter permease — encoded protein: MVSAWLDRNMKWIFTLPAVLFIVVMVAFPIVYTVRISLFEWSMSTNTPPKWVGLSNYTHLLTDERFWGSVGRTFYHASVSIFFETVLGVLIAVLISRKFRGQKIAKTFLMLPMVATPVSIALVWLLIYEPSIGLANQILKSLNFKPLAWLGSVDLVLPSLILLDIWQWTPMIVLIVVAGLTTLPTEPYEAASVDGASPMQKFFHITLPLLIPTILTAVILRLVDLLKTFDTIYATTQGGPNYASETLNLMVFTEAFHYFKFGSASALMMLFFLIIMIVIVTLIALKKRLGGLH
- the sigI gene encoding RNA polymerase sigma-I factor, whose translation is MLEESILKELIKKAQQGDEQSRQEIIQSNKLFVEKVAAKVCKRIISWNDDEMSISLIAFNEAIGRYNESQNDNFHNYAKLIIQSRLIDYFRKTNRHQFSVSLDSVTQDPDGDHYESNPAEIKQSWDHYNEQQQIQERMEEIQIYSSRLEEFGIYFEELEDASPDRTDARNNLIQIAHDFISYPHLVELLMKTKQLPLKQILDFVKVSRKTVERGRKYLIALIVILISDDLPHLKASIAFPDLERRGIS